The genomic region ACGACATCGGCCGGTTCGGGGAGCTGTCCGGCCTTCCGGTGGTCGCCAAGGGTGTTCTCCGCGGCGACGACGCCGCGCGATGCGTGCAGGCCGGCGCCGCCGGGATCTGGGTGTCCACCCACGGCGGCCGGCAGGCCGATCCGGTGATCGCCAGCGCGCACGCCCTTCCCGAGGTGGTCGGCGCCGTCGGCGACGAGGCCGAGGTCTACGTCGACGGAGGGATCCGGGCCGGCTCGGACGTGCTCACCGCGCTCGCCCTCGGCGCGAGCGCCGTGTTCGTCGGGCGCCCGGCGATCTGGGGCCTGGTCACCGGTGGCGAAGCAGGGGTGGCACGGATGCTGGACGGGCTGACCGCCCAGCTGGCCCACACCATGCTGCTGTGCGGAGTGCCCGACGTGCGGGCGGTGCCACGGGACGCGATCACGCCGGCGCGATAACCTTCCGGCGGGCCGTGACTGGCGCGTCGAGGTGGGCCACCACCGGGGAGCGGCCTGGAGGACCCCGCCGTGCGCCTGGGCACCTTCCCGACGTCTCGCGCAGGAGCCCCCGATGACCCCGCCCGTAGGAAACCAGCCGCCCGCAGGAACCCACTCGTTCGACGGCGCCGCCGCCTCGGCCGCGTACCGCGGCGCCCTCCAGGTGATCGGCGAGGTGGAGCCACGGGTCGCCGAGGCCATCGGCGCCGAGCTCACCGACCAGCGCGCCTCGCTCAAGCTCATCGCCAGCGAGAACTACGCCAGCCCGGCCGTGCTCCTGACCATGGGCAACTGGTTCAGCGACAAGTACGCCGAGGGCACCGTCGGGCACCGCTTCTACGCCGGCTGCCAGAACGTCGACACCGTCGAGGCGCTGGCCGCCGAGCACGCCCGCGAGCTGTTCGGCGCCCCCTACGCCTACGTCCAGCCGCACTCGGGAATCGACGCCAACCTGGTGGCCTTCTGGGCCGTCCTCGCCCAGCGGGTGGAGCTGCCGGCGCTGGAGAAGGCGGGCGCCAAGCACGTCAACGACCTGACCGACGCCGACTGGGCGCAGCTGCGCCGCGCGCTGGGCGACCAGCGCATGCTCGGCATGTCGCTGGACTCGGGGGGCCACCTCACCCACGGCTTCCGGCCGAACATCAGCGGCAAGATGTTCGAGCAGTCCTCCTACGGCACCGACCCGGGCACCGGCCTGCTCGACTACGCCGCCGTCCGCGCACGGGCGAAGGAGTTCCGTCCGCTGATCATGATGGCCGGGTACTCCGCCTTCCCCCGCCGGGTGAACTTCGCGACGATGCGCGAGATCGCCGACGAGGTGGGCGCCACCCTCGTCGTCGACATGGCCCACTTCGCGGGCCTGGTCGCCGGCAAGGTCTTCACCGGCGACTTCGACCCGGTGCCGCACGCCCACGTCGTCACCAGCACCAGCCACAAGTCGCTGCGCGGTCCGCGCGGCGGGTTCGTGCTCGCCCAGCCGGAGTTCGCCGACGCCGTCGACCGCGGCTGCCCCATGGTGCTCGGCGGGCCGCTCCCCCACGTGATGGCCGCCAAGGCCGTGGCCTTCGCCGAGGCCCGGCAGCCGGGCTTCGCGACGTACGCCCAGAACATCGTCGACAACGCGGTCACGCTCGCCGACGGGCTGCGCGAGCGCGGCGTGCGGCTGGTCACCGACGGCACCGACAACCACCTCGTGCTGCTCGACGTCAGCTCGTTCGGGCTGACCGGGCGGCAGGCCGAGTCCGCCCTGCTGGACGCCGGCATCGTCACCAACCGCAACTCCGTGCCGGCCGACCCCAACGGCGCCTGGTACACCTCCGGCGTCCGGATCGGCACGCCGGCCCTCACCACCCGCGGCTTCGGCGCCCCGGAGTTCGACCGGGTCGCCGAGCTCATCGCCGGCGTCCTCGAGGGGACGACGCCGACGACGACGTCCTCCGGCGAGCCGTCGCGCGCCAAGTACACGCTGGCCGAGGGGCTGGCCGGGCGCACCCGTGACGCGGCGGCGGAGCTGCTCAGCGGTCACCCGCTCTACCCGGGCCTCGACCTGGCCTGAGCGGCCCCCCGCAGGGGCCCACCGCGAGCGTGCGAGTGATGGGGGGCAGGGGGTGTTTTTCATCTGCACCACGGGCCACGGCGGCCCCCTGTACCGCGTGGTTGGCCGACCCTCGCCGAACTCCTACCTACACTCGCTCGAGTGGACACTGCCGTGACCGACCCCGTGGTGGGACTGGTCCTCGAGGGGCGTTACCGCCTCGAGGAGCGGCTCGCGCGTGGCGGCATGTCCACGGTCTACGCGGCCACCGACCTCCGCCTGCACAAGACCGTCGCGGTCAAGGTGATGGCCGAGCACCTGGCGCACGACCCGACGTTCGTCGACCGGTTCACCCGCGAGGCGCGCGCCGCGGCCATGCTCAGCCACCCCAACGTCGTCGGCGTCAGCGACCAGGGCAGCGACCAGGGGCTGGTGTTCCTGGTCATGGAGCTCGTCCGCGGCCGCACCCTGCGCGACCTGCTCACCGCCCGCGGCCGGCTGACCGTCGCCGAGGCGTTCGCCGTCCTCGAGCCGACGCTCTCCGGCCTCACCGCCGCCCACCGGGCCGGCATCGTGCACCGCGACATCAAGCCCGAGAACGTGCTCATCGGCGTCGACGGCGTGGTGAAGGTGGCCGACTTCGGGCTCGCCCGGGCCGTCGTCGGCACCGGTCAGACCAGCCAGACCGGCGGCGTCCTGATCGGGACGGTCGCCTACCTGTCCCCCGAGCAGCTCGAGCGCGGCCGCGCCGACGCCCGCAGCGACATCTACGCCGCCGGCATCGTGCTGTACGAGATGCTCACCGGCCACCCGCCCTTCGGCGGTGACACCCCGCTCGCGGTGGCCTACCAGCACGTGCACCACGACGTGCCCGCGCCGTCGGCCGAGGTCCCCGGGCTGCCGTGGGCCGTCGACGAGCTGGTCGCGCGCACCACCCGCCGCGACCCGGCGGGCCGCCCGCTGGACGCCGGCGCGTTCCTCGCCGAGCTCGGTCACGTGCGCAAGGACCTCGGCATCGAGCCGGTCCCGGTGCCGACCGGCCGCAGCACCGCGGGTCCGGGCACCCTGCGCCCGACCAACCGGCCCACCCGGCCGCGCCCCCATGACCGGCACCCCAGCGATCCGGGCACCGCCGTGTTCGGCAGCCAGCGCACCGACCGGGCCGGGCGGACCAGCATGCTCCCGACCGTGGGCCCCGGCGCGACGATGAACGTCAACGGCCGCCGGCCGGCCGGGCTGGAGCGGCCGCGTCCGGGCGTCCCGCAGCACATCCGGCGCCGCCGGGCCCGGTTCGCCGTCGCGATCGTGGCGCTGCTCGCCATCACCATCGGCGCGGTCGGCTGGTGGCTGGGCAGCGGACGGTGGACGCAGATCCCCCAGCTGGTCGGACAGGACCAGGCCGCCGCGATCGACCTGCTGCAGGGGGCCGGGCTCGACCCCGACTGCTGCGAGGAGGTCTGGAGCGAGGAGTTCCCGGCCGGCGTCGTCATGTCGACCGAGCCCGGGGTCGGGGAGGCCATCCGCGGCACCGACGTCCGCCTCGTCGTCTCCCAGGGGCCCGAGCGCTTCATCGTGCCGACCGAGCTCGTCGGCAAGCCCTACGACGAGGTCGTCGCCCAGCTGCAGGAGAGCGTCCCGGTCCAGCTGACCAGGGACGACGAGTACGACGACAGCGTCGCCGCGGGCCTCGTCGTGGGGTTCGTGCCGGCCGCCGGAACCGAGTTGCGGCGCGACCAGGTCGTCACGGTCGTCGTCAGCGCCGGGCACGCGCCGGTGCCGGTCCCGGACGTGACTGGACAGAGCCCCGAGCAGGCGCAGGCCAACCTCGAGGCGCTCGGCTTCACCGTCGCGCGTGGCGAGGACGGCCGCAGCGCCGCCGTCGACACCGGCGAGGTCATGTCGGTCAGCCCCGGCCCGGCCGACGGGCCCGCGCCCTACGGCAGCGAGGTCACCGTCGTCGTCTCCGCCGGGGTTCCGCTGGTCACCGTGCCCGACGTGACGGGCATGAAGGAGGACGAGGCGACCGCCGCCCTGCAGGCCGCCGGGCTCACCGTGGACGCCACCAAGTTCTTCGGCAACAAGGTGCGTCAGCAGCAGCCCGCCGCAGGCGAGAGCGTCGAGCAGGGGACCGCGGTCAAGATCCTGGTGGCCTTCTAGCGGTGCTCCCCCGTTCCACGCCCCCCATCGGGGCGCACATCCAGATCAAGGGCGGCCTCGCCAAGGGCGGGCTCGCCTACACCGACGCCGTCGGCGCCCGCGCCGTGCAGGTGTTCGTGGGCAACCCGCGCGGCTGGAAGCTGACCGCCGGCGACCCGAGGCAGGACGCGCTCTTCATCGAGGGCTGCGCGGAACGGTCCGTGCCCTCGTTCATC from Blastococcus colisei harbors:
- a CDS encoding glycine hydroxymethyltransferase translates to MTPPVGNQPPAGTHSFDGAAASAAYRGALQVIGEVEPRVAEAIGAELTDQRASLKLIASENYASPAVLLTMGNWFSDKYAEGTVGHRFYAGCQNVDTVEALAAEHARELFGAPYAYVQPHSGIDANLVAFWAVLAQRVELPALEKAGAKHVNDLTDADWAQLRRALGDQRMLGMSLDSGGHLTHGFRPNISGKMFEQSSYGTDPGTGLLDYAAVRARAKEFRPLIMMAGYSAFPRRVNFATMREIADEVGATLVVDMAHFAGLVAGKVFTGDFDPVPHAHVVTSTSHKSLRGPRGGFVLAQPEFADAVDRGCPMVLGGPLPHVMAAKAVAFAEARQPGFATYAQNIVDNAVTLADGLRERGVRLVTDGTDNHLVLLDVSSFGLTGRQAESALLDAGIVTNRNSVPADPNGAWYTSGVRIGTPALTTRGFGAPEFDRVAELIAGVLEGTTPTTTSSGEPSRAKYTLAEGLAGRTRDAAAELLSGHPLYPGLDLA
- the pknB gene encoding Stk1 family PASTA domain-containing Ser/Thr kinase; amino-acid sequence: MDTAVTDPVVGLVLEGRYRLEERLARGGMSTVYAATDLRLHKTVAVKVMAEHLAHDPTFVDRFTREARAAAMLSHPNVVGVSDQGSDQGLVFLVMELVRGRTLRDLLTARGRLTVAEAFAVLEPTLSGLTAAHRAGIVHRDIKPENVLIGVDGVVKVADFGLARAVVGTGQTSQTGGVLIGTVAYLSPEQLERGRADARSDIYAAGIVLYEMLTGHPPFGGDTPLAVAYQHVHHDVPAPSAEVPGLPWAVDELVARTTRRDPAGRPLDAGAFLAELGHVRKDLGIEPVPVPTGRSTAGPGTLRPTNRPTRPRPHDRHPSDPGTAVFGSQRTDRAGRTSMLPTVGPGATMNVNGRRPAGLERPRPGVPQHIRRRRARFAVAIVALLAITIGAVGWWLGSGRWTQIPQLVGQDQAAAIDLLQGAGLDPDCCEEVWSEEFPAGVVMSTEPGVGEAIRGTDVRLVVSQGPERFIVPTELVGKPYDEVVAQLQESVPVQLTRDDEYDDSVAAGLVVGFVPAAGTELRRDQVVTVVVSAGHAPVPVPDVTGQSPEQAQANLEALGFTVARGEDGRSAAVDTGEVMSVSPGPADGPAPYGSEVTVVVSAGVPLVTVPDVTGMKEDEATAALQAAGLTVDATKFFGNKVRQQQPAAGESVEQGTAVKILVAF